The window ATGGGCGGGATCACGACGCTGGAACCGGCAAGCTAAATCATCGTCACCCCGGGCTTGACCCGGGGCCCGCCTTCTTGAAGGCGAAAAGGCGGGTGCCGGGTCAAGCCCGGCATGACGAAAGAACAGAAAGAAGAACCGTGCGCATCCTCCTCACCAACGACGACGGCTATCACGCCCCCGGTTTCGCGGTTCTCGAAGCGATCGCCCGCCAGCTCAGCGACGATATCTGGGTCTGCGCCCCCGCCGAGGAACAATCGGGCGCCGGCCATTCGCTCACCCTCTCGCGCCCGGTGCGCGTCCGCCAGCACGCCGAACGCCGCTGGTCGTGCACCGGCACGCCGACCGATTCGGTGATGATGGCGATCGGCAAGCTGATGCCCGAAAAGCCCGACCTCATCCTCTCGGGGGTCAACCGCGGCGCCAATCTCGGCGACGATGTGACCTATTCGGGCACGGTCTCGGCGGCGATCGAAGGCGCGCTCGCGGGCATCCGCTCGATCGCGCTCAGCCAGGTTTACGCCAAAGAGGGCATGGGCGACACCGTCCCCTTCGGCGCCGCCGAAGCCTGGGGCGCCAAGGTGCTGCGCCCGCTGCTGGCCATGGACATGGCGCCGCGCACGATGATCAACATCAACTTCCCGGCCCTGCCCGCCGACGCGGTCAAGGGCATCCGCGTCACCCGCCAGGGCTTCCACGACTATGGCCGCGGCTCGATCGTCGAAGGCACCGACCCGCGCGGCTATCGCTATTACTGGTTCGGGCTGCACGGTATCGAGCACAGCCTCGGCCACGACAGCGATCTGGAAGCGATCGACGACGGCTATATCGCGGTCACCCCGCTCCAGCTCGACCTGACCCACGATGCGTCGCTGGCGGCATTGCGGGCGGCCTACGGCTGAAATCGCTTCGAGGGTACAAACCACCCTCAATTCCCGTTCGTGTCGAGCGAAGTCGAGACACCCATAGGTAGCGCACGACTTCGCGTGCCTCGACTTCGCTCGACACGAACGGAACTCATGGGCATTGGGTAAGGGCATGACCCGCCTCTACCGCCTCGACGCCTCCGCCGCCGACATCGCGGCCTGTTTCGGCGCACAGGCGGGCAAGGACCCATGGGTGGGCGACTATGTCGCCCCCGGCCGTCCCGCGCCGGTCGTGGTCCGCGACGCGAAGTCGCGTATACGCCGCGTCCGGCCGATGTTCTGGGGCGTACCGCCACCACCGAGCGGCACCGACCCGATCACCAGCGCGCGCAACCTCGACAGCCCCTTCTGGGTCGGCACGCTGCGCCACACCGAATTCCGCTGCCTGATCCCCGCGACCAGTTTTGCCTTATGGTCGGGACCGGACGGCGCGCGGCGCCAGCACTGGTTCGCGGTTGCGGACCAGCCGATCTTCGCCATCGCGGGCATCATCCGCTTCGCCGACGAAATCCCCACCTTCGCGATGCTGACGACCGACCCCAACCGGCTGGTCGCGCACCATCACAGCGGCGCGATGCCGCTGATCCTGCCTGCCGAAGCGCAGGAACGCTGGCTGACCGCCGACTGGAAGGACGCCCGCGCCCTCGTCACGCCCTTCCCCGGCCAGGCGATGACGGTGTCGGATACACCGCCCCAATAATCCTCCCCATGGCAAAGCCATGGGGAGGATCTCGAGATCATCTCGCCGCTGGTCAATCCGCCAAGGCTTTGGCAAAGAAGTCCCATGGGGGACCACCATCGCATATTTGCTATACCGCTGCTCGCGGCGCCGCTCGCCGCCTGCATCCCCGCGTCGGCACCGCCTCAACGACCCGCGCCGCCGGTGGTCGCCACGCCCGCGCCGCCTTCGCTCGCGGACAACCCGCTCGGCTATGACGATGTATCGGGCGGTGACAGCAAGCCGACCTGGGTTCTCCAACCCGTCGCGGCCAAAGCCCGCGAGGTTCCCGCCAGCCTCTACACCGTCCGTCCCGGCGACACGCTACGCGCGATCGGCGAGATGACCCACGCCGGTTCCGAAGCGATCGCGATGGAGAACGACCTCGCGCCGCCCTACACACTCGTCCCCGGCCAGCGCCTGCGCATCCCCGCCGGCCTCTATCACCGCGTCGCGGCGGGCGAGACCGGCATCGGCATCGCACACGCCTATGGCGCCGACTGGGGCGAGATCGTCACGATCAACGCGCTCGCCGAACCCTATATATTGCGCGTCGGCCAGCGGCTGCGCCTGCCCGCCAATGCCCGACCACTCACCCCCAAACAGGTCGATGTCGCGACCCGCGCCGCAGCGTTCAGCCTCGACATCGACGATATCGCGACCGGCAGCCAGCCCGCGCTCGCCGCCAACAAGGCTCCCGCCGCCGCCAGCGCCGCCCCGCGCAAGCCGGTCACCGCCGCCATCGCTACCCCCGCCGCCTTCACCGGTCGCTTCGTCTGGCCGGTGCCCGGCAAGGTCATCGCCAAATTCGGTCCGCTCGCGCCAGGCAAGGTCAATCAGGGCATCAATATCGCGACCCCCGCCGGCACCCCGATCCATGCTGTCGCCAACGGCGTCGTCTCCTATGCCGGCGACCAGATCGCGGTCTATGGCGGGCTGATCCTGATCGATCATGGCGGCGGCTGGGTCAGCGCCTATGGCCATGCCCAGCAACTCGACGTCCGGCGCGGCCAGTCGGTCAAGGCCGGCGACGTCATCGGCCTCGCCGGCGCGACGGGTCAGGTCCAGACCCCGCAGCTCCACTTCCAGCTCCGCAAGAACCGCATCCCCGTCGATCCGCTCAAGCAACTGCCCGTACGATGAGCAAAAAATCCTCCGACAAGTTCCAGATGCAGCATATCTTCCGCCCGCTGAAGCGCGCGAGCAAATGGCCGATCTGGGCCGACGTCATCGCGCGGCTCAGCGTCGCCTTCTTCCTGATCGGCATCGTCGTGCTCGTCCACTGGATCGATCGCGCGGGGCTGAA is drawn from Sphingopyxis sp. OPL5 and contains these coding sequences:
- a CDS encoding SOS response-associated peptidase is translated as MTRLYRLDASAADIAACFGAQAGKDPWVGDYVAPGRPAPVVVRDAKSRIRRVRPMFWGVPPPPSGTDPITSARNLDSPFWVGTLRHTEFRCLIPATSFALWSGPDGARRQHWFAVADQPIFAIAGIIRFADEIPTFAMLTTDPNRLVAHHHSGAMPLILPAEAQERWLTADWKDARALVTPFPGQAMTVSDTPPQ
- the surE gene encoding 5'/3'-nucleotidase SurE codes for the protein MRILLTNDDGYHAPGFAVLEAIARQLSDDIWVCAPAEEQSGAGHSLTLSRPVRVRQHAERRWSCTGTPTDSVMMAIGKLMPEKPDLILSGVNRGANLGDDVTYSGTVSAAIEGALAGIRSIALSQVYAKEGMGDTVPFGAAEAWGAKVLRPLLAMDMAPRTMININFPALPADAVKGIRVTRQGFHDYGRGSIVEGTDPRGYRYYWFGLHGIEHSLGHDSDLEAIDDGYIAVTPLQLDLTHDASLAALRAAYG
- a CDS encoding M23 family metallopeptidase; translation: MGDHHRIFAIPLLAAPLAACIPASAPPQRPAPPVVATPAPPSLADNPLGYDDVSGGDSKPTWVLQPVAAKAREVPASLYTVRPGDTLRAIGEMTHAGSEAIAMENDLAPPYTLVPGQRLRIPAGLYHRVAAGETGIGIAHAYGADWGEIVTINALAEPYILRVGQRLRLPANARPLTPKQVDVATRAAAFSLDIDDIATGSQPALAANKAPAAASAAPRKPVTAAIATPAAFTGRFVWPVPGKVIAKFGPLAPGKVNQGINIATPAGTPIHAVANGVVSYAGDQIAVYGGLILIDHGGGWVSAYGHAQQLDVRRGQSVKAGDVIGLAGATGQVQTPQLHFQLRKNRIPVDPLKQLPVR